The genomic window GAAGGGACTATGACTTGTGGAGATATTAGTAATGTTAGAAATAAATACTCAAAAATGGAGAGTGAGATTTAATATATGAAGAACAATAAAGAAGCCAATGAAAGAGAGAAGAGTTTAAGAGAAGACTTGATAGAAGGAAGAAATGCTGTATTAGAAGCTTTAAAAAGCGATAGAACAATTGAGTATGTATTGATAGCTAGTGGAAATATAACAGGATCAATTAATAAAATTATAGCAGTAGCAAGAGAAAATAAGGTTGTAATAAAAGAAGTAGATAGAAAAAAACTTGATAGTATCTCTGTAACAGGATCTCATCAGGGGGTAATGGCTGTTGTTACACCATATAAATATTGTGAAGTAGAGGATATTATAGAGTATGCTAAAGATAAGAATGAGAAACCTTTTATATTAGTTTTAGATGAAATAGAAGATCCTCATAATTTAGGTTCAATAATACGAACTGCTGAAATTTGTGGAGCTCATGGAATTGTAATACCTAAAAGAAGAAATGTTGGAGTTACACCAATAGTTTATAAAACTTCGGCAGGGGCCGTTGAACATATGAAAATAGCTAAAGTATCTAATATAAATAATGCTATTGATAAACTTAAGGAAAATGGAATATGGGTTTATGGTGCAGATATGCAGGGAGAAAATTACTGTTTTCAATCAGATTTTTCGGGGGCTATAGCTTTAGTAATAGGAAGCGAAGGCAAGGGTATTTCAAAGCTTACAAAAAATAAATGTGATGTCCTTGTAAAGATACCTATGGTAGGTCAGATAACATCTTTGAATGCTTCTGTGGCGGCTGGAATATTAATGTATGAAATATTAAGGCAAAAAATGGAATAGGTAGCTGTGAGAAATGTATTTGTTGATGGATACAATGTAATTAATAGTTGGCCTGAACTAAATACCATTAAAGAATATAGTTTTGAAGCCGCTCGAACGAAACTTATAGAGGAAATGTTGAATTATTCATCGTACAATGGGTATAAAGTGTTTTTGGTTTTTGATGCACATCTTCTCAAAGGAAGTATAGAAAAAAAAGAAAAGGTCGATAATGTTATTATAATCTTCACAAAGGAAGGTGAAACAGCGGATAGTTTTATTGAAAGATATGTAAATTCAATAGGTAGAAAAGTTGAAGTTTGTGTTGTTACATCAGATTGTCTTGAACAACAGGTTGTTTTTCAAAGAGGTGCTATAAGAATGTCGTCTATTGAATTTTATAGTGAAGTATGTAATACTCGCAGTAATATAAATAAAAAAACTAAAAAAAGTACTGGTGTGGATAGAATTTTAATAGAAGATAGAATAAGTGGAGAAATTTTAGAAAAATTACAAAAAATTAGAAAAAGTCACTAAAAATTCTTGACTAAAAATTTCCTATTAATGTATAATCAAAGAAGTGGGACGTTTAAGTGTATGTGTTGTATGGAGGGGATATTTTGTCAAATAATATTGAAGCGAGTGTTAATAGCATTGAATTAAATCAGATGTTAGATGAAGAAATAGCTATAAAAGCTAAGAATGGTAATGGTGAAGCACAAGAATATTTGATAAATAAATACAAGAACTTTGTTAAAGCTAAAGCGAAATCTTATTTTTTAATAGGTGCAGATAAGGAAGATATTTATCAAGAAGGAATGATAGGCTTATATAAGGCTATTAGGGATTTTAAATCAGATAAACTATCTTCTTTTAAGGCATTTGCTGAACTATGTGTTACAAGACAAATTATAACTGCAATTAAAACAGCTACTAGACAAAAGCATATACCTCTTAATACATATATTTCTTTAAACAAACCGATTTATGATGAGGAATCAGATAGAACTTTATTAGATATATTATCGGCTGTTAAAGTATCTGATCCGGAAGAGGTAGTTATAAGTAAAGAAGAAGTAATAAAAATTGAAAACGAAATTGAAGGGGTTTTATCGGAACTAGAGTATGAGGTGTTAAATTCCTACCTAGAAGGAAAGTCCTATCAAGAAATTGCTTGTGATTTAGATAGACATTCTAAATCTATTGACAATGCTTTACAAAGGGTAAAAAGAAAATTGGAAAAATGCTTAAATAAAAGATAAAAAAAGTATATTGACAAAGAAAAATGAAAATAGTAAAATTAATAATTGGTGTAGGACTTTGGCATACCCTGTAAATAAACGGGAATTAATGCTAGTTTTTATGGGCTCCTTTATATTTAATTTAAAATGCCCATGTAGCTCAGCAGGCAGAGCGTCACCTTGGTAAGGTGGAGGTCGCCGGTTCAAACCCGGTCGTGGGCTCCAACGTTTTGAATAATCAAGTAACACACCAGGATGAGTTTACGAAAAAAGGGTTTAAATTTATTACATATGTTAGGAGGAATTAAAAATGGCAAGACAAAAGTTTGAAAGAACAAAGCCACATGTAAACATAGGAACAATAGGACACGTAGACCATGGTAAGACAACAACAACAGCAGCGATCACAATGACATTAGCAAAAACAGGTGGAGCACAAGTACAAAACTACGAAGATATAGACAAAGCACCAGAAGAAAAAGAAAGAGGAATCACAATCAATACATCACACGTTGAGTATGAAACAGACAACAGACACTATGCACACGTTGACTGTCCAGGACATGCTGACTATGTAAAGAACATGATCACAGGAGCAGCACAAATGGATGGAGCAATCTTAGTAGTATCAGCAGCAGATGGTCCAATGCCACAAACAAGAGAACATATACTACTAGCATCAAGAGTTGGAGTTAACCACATAGTAGTATTTTTAAACAAATCAGACCAAGTAGATGATCCAGAATTATTAGAATTAGTAGAAATGGAAGTAAGAGAATTATTAAGTGAATATGGATTTGATGGAGATGGATGTCCAGTAGTAACAGGATCAGCTTTAAAAGCAATAGAAGAAGGCGATGATCAATGTATACTAGACTTAATGGCAGCAGTAGATGAATATATACCAACACCAGAAAGAGCTACAGACCAACCATTCTTAATGCCAGTAGAAGATGTATTCACAATTACAGGAAGAGGAACAGTTGCAACAGGAAGAGTAGAAAGAGGAATTCTTCATGTAGGAGATGAACTACAAATCATCGGAATGAAAGAAGAAATAGGAAAGACAACATGTACAGGAGTAGAAATGTTCAGAAAGATGCTTGACGAAGCAATGGCTGGAGATAACATCGGAGCATTATTAAGAGGTGTTCAAAGAGATGATATCGAAAGAGGTCAAGTATTAGCAAAACCAGGAACAGTAACTCCACACAAAAAATTTGTAGGTCAAGTTTACGTATTAAAGAAAGAAGAAGGTGGAAGACACACTCCATTCTTTAACGGATACAGACCACAATTCTATTTCAGAACAACAGACGTAACAGGATCAATCGCATTACCAGAAGGAGTAGAAATGGTTATGCCAGGAGATCACATAGATATGAATGTTGAATTAATAACACAAGTAGCAATGGAACCAAACCTAAGATTCGCTATCAGAGAAGGTGGAAGAACAGTAGGTTCAGGAGTTGTTACTACTATAATAGAATAGTTCTATTTCATTTAATTATAAGTGGGACTAGGTTGGAAAACTTAGTCCTTTTAAAAGAAATTAAAACAGAAGATGACAAAATCAAGGGTATAAGCTAAAAACAAGTTGACATATAGTATAACTTATGATAAATTTGTTAGGTAGTACGTACTTAAGATAATAAGTGTTATCAGTAATACCTGTGTGTGTATACGCAGAATCAGGAGGTGTAGAACATGAGAGTAAAAGTGACTTTAGCATGTACAGAATGTAAGCAAAGAAATTATAATACAATGAAAAATAAAAAGAATGATCCAGAAAGATTAGAAATGAACAAGTATTGTAAGTTCTGCCAGAAACACACACTTCACAAAGAAACAAAATAGTTAATATTTTTCCTAAAATTTTTTAAGGATGTGAATAATATGGCTGTTAATGAAAAAAAACAGGTTAAAGAGCCATCATCTATAGAAGTGGGTAAGTTCTTTAAGGAAGTAAAGGCAGAAACAAAGAGAATAACTTGGCCTCCTAAGAATGAAGTTAAAAAATCCACATTAATTGTTTTGTTTTTTTGTGTTGCTAGTGCAGTAATAATTGGATTGATGGATTATGGATTTCAAGGCCTTTTTAAGCTTATTTTCACTAAATAAAGAAAAAAGGGAGGTAGGAATGAGGTTATAACCTCATCCTAATGATATGGCAGAAAAAGCAAGATGGTATGTTGTGCATACCTATTCTGGATATGAAAATAAAGTAAAAGTTAATTTAGAAAAAACGATTGATAATAGAGGATTAAATGATTTAATCCATGATATACAAGTTCCGATGGAAGAGGTTGTTGAAGTTAAAGATGGCAAAAAAAAGATAACTCAAAAGAAAGTATTTCCTGGATATGTGCTTGTTAATATGATAATGACAGATGAGTCTTGGTACATAGTAAGAAATACAAGAGGGGTTACAGGATTTGTAGGCCCTGGATCTAAACCAGTTCCACTTACTGAAGATGAAGTGTTAGCTATGGGAATAGCTCAAAAAGTTGTTGACATGGATATTGAAGTAGGTGAAAGTGTCAAGGTTATATCAGGTCCATTGGAAAATTTCGTTGCATTAATTCAAGAAATTAATCTCGAAAAACATAAGATTAAAGGTTTAGTTAATATGTTTGGCAGGGAAACTCCTGTTGAACTTGATTTTAATCAAATAGAAAAATTAGATTAACCTACTATAAGACAAAGTCTTATAAAGTGGGAGAGTTTAAACTCGCATTACCACGTATGAGGAGGTGTAAACTATGGCAAAAAAAGTAATGGGAATGATAAAACTTCAACTTCCTGCAGGAAAGGCAACTCCAGCTCCACCAGTTGGTCCAGCATTAGGTCAACACGGAGTTAACATTATGGCATTCTGTAAAGAGTACAATGCTAAAACTGCAAATCAGGCTGGAATGACAATCCCAGTTATAATTTCAGTATACCAAGATAGATCTTTCAGCTTTATATTAAAAACTCCTCCAGCAGCAGTTTTAATTAAAAAAGCAGTTGGATTAGACAGTGGTTCAGGAGAACCAAACAGAAAGAAAGTTGGTAAATTAACTCAAGCTCAATTAAGAGAAATAGCTGAAGCAAAGATGCCTGATTTAAATGCAGGATCAGTAGAAACAGCAATGAGTATGATAGCTGGTACAGCTAGAAGTATGGGTATAACAGTAGAAGAATAGTAGTTTTATTAAATTAGTGGGAGGTAAAAAACCGCTAAAACCACGAGGAGGAATAGAAATGGCAAAAAGAGGTAAGGACTATCAAGAAAGCTTGAAGCTTATAGATAGAGATGCTTTATACACACCTTCAGAAGCTATGGACCTTGTTTTAAAAACTGCAAAAGCTAAATTTGATGAAACTGTAGAACTTTCTGTAAGACTTGGTGTTGATCCAAGACATGCAGACCAACAAGTTAGAGGAACAGTAGTACTTCCTAACGGTACAGGTAAAACAGTTAGAGCTTTAGTTTTTGCAAAAGGTGATAAGGCTAAAGAAGCAGAAGCTGCAGGAGCAGATTATGTTGGAGCAGAAGAATATATAGAAAAAATACAAAAAGAAAACTGGTTCGAATTTGATGTGGTTGTTGCTACACCAGATATGATGGGATTAGTAGGTAGATTAGGTAGAGTGTTAGGACCTAAAGGATTAATGCCTAACCCTAAATCAGGAACAGTAACATTTGATGTTGCTAAAGCTATAGCAGAAATCAAAGCTGGTAAAGTTGAATATAGAGTAGATAAAACTGCAATTGTTCACGTTCCAATAGGAAAGAAATCTTTTGGAAATGAAAAGCTTAATCAAAACTATACTACTTTAATGGAAGCTTTAATTAAAGCTAAACCAGCATCAGCAAAAGGACAATACATTAAATCTGTGTCTTTATCAAGCACTATGGGACCTGGAGTAAAAATAAATCCAGGAAAAGTTATAGAATAGTATTGACATGAATACTATTATTTGATATAATACACAAGGTTGAAAAATTAATATGATAATATTCCGTAGACAGTAGGTGCTAATGCGTAACGGGTAACCAACCTACCGAGGATTTAAAATATTCGGTTTGTTCGATATAGAGTATTTTAACCTCTTCGTTGTCTGCGGAGAGGTTTTTAATTTTTATTAAGGAGGTGGCAGCGGTGATAAGCAAAAATAGACAATTAAAACAAGCTAAGGTTCAAGAGATAAAAGAAAAACTTGAAAAAGCAGAGGCTGTTGTTCTTGCTGATTATCAAGGATTAACTGTAGAAGAAGATACTCAACTTAGAAAAAACTTTAGAGAATCAGGCGTAGAGTATAAAATTTATAAAAATACATTGGTTGCTTTAGCAGCTAAAGAATTAGGAATCGAAGGTTTAGAACAGTACCTAAAAGGACCAGTTTCTATTGCTATGTCATATGATGACGCTACAGCGCCAGCAAGAATTCTTAACAATTTTGCTAAAGATCATAAAAAATTAGAATTGAAAGCTGGATTAGTTCAAGGTACAGTATATGATGAAACTAAGATTAAAGAAGTTGCATCAATACCACCAAAAGAAATACTTATTGCAAAATTACTTGGAAGCTTAAAAGCTCCAATGTCAAATTTTGTTTACTTATTAAATGCAATAAAGGAAAAAAACGAGTCAGCTGAAAGTGCTGAATAGTAAGTATAATATATTAAAATAATTAGATAAAAAAATATGGAGGTGCGATTATAATGACAAGAGAAGAAATCATTCAAGGTATAAAAGAAATGTCAGTATTAGAATTAAACGAATTAGTAAAAGCATGTGAGGAAGAATTTGGAGTAAGTGCTGCTGCACCAGTTGCAGTTGCAGGTGGAGCAGTTGCAGGCGGAGCTGCTGCAGAAGAAAAAACTGAATTTGACGTAGTTTTAGCTAGTGCGGGTTCACAAAAAATCAAAGTTATCAAAATCGTTAGAGAATTAACTGGATTAGGATTAAAAGAAGCTAAAGAAATAGTTGATGGAGCTCCAAAGACAGTTAAAGAAGCAGTAGCTAAAGAAGCTGCAGATGAAATGAAAGCAAAACTTGAAGAAGTTGGTGCTACTATAGAATTAAAATAAGAAGTTGACTTTAAAAAAAGGCACTTAAGCAAGAGTGCCTTTTTTAAATGTATATAAAAACATTGTTGACACTAAAAATCTATTGTGATATTATAATTTAATGCATAAAGCTAAAGAGTAAGACAATAATTACAATAATTACTATTTTATGAATTAAATTATTTTTTTTGGTTAAACTAATAAAATGAGCATGTATATCTAGGCTAAAATATTAATATAGATATATTTTTTGTTATTTCTTATGCGAGGGGTGAAATTTTTAATGGTACATCCTATTCAAATTGGTAAAAGAACGAGAATGAGCTTCTCAAAAGTAAATGAAATGTGTCCTATGCCAAATTTAATTGAGGTTCAATTAAATTCTTATGACTGGTTTTGGGAAGAAGGACTAAAAGAGGTATTTGATGACATAAACCCTATTCAAGATTACACAGGGAATCTTGTACTAGAGTTTATTGACTATACACTAGACAAGGATGCCATCAAATATTGTGTAGAGGAATGTAAGGAAAGAGATGCTACTTACGCTGCTCCTTTAAAAGTTAAAGTAAGATTATTTAACAAAGAAACTGGAGAAGTTAAAGAGCAAGAGGTATTTATGGGGGATTTCCCATTAATGACTCAACAAGGTACATTCTTAATCAATGGTGCGGAAAGGGTAATAGTAAGCCAACTAGTTAGATCACCAGGTGCATATTATGGATATACTGTTGATAAAACAGGTAAGAAATTATTTTCTTCAACAGTAATACCTAATAGAGGTGCATGGTTAGAGTATGAAACTGACTCTAATGACATTATATACGTAAGAATAGATAAAACTAGAAAACTTCCAATAACTATATTAACAAGAGCTTTAGGGCTTGGAAGTGATATAGAAATTGTAGACTTTTTTGGTGAAGAAGAAAGATTAAAAGCTACTATAGAAAAAGATAATACAAAAACTAGAGAAGAAGCATTACTTGAGATCTATAAGAGATT from Clostridium sp. MB40-C1 includes these protein-coding regions:
- the rlmB gene encoding 23S rRNA (guanosine(2251)-2'-O)-methyltransferase RlmB, translating into MKNNKEANEREKSLREDLIEGRNAVLEALKSDRTIEYVLIASGNITGSINKIIAVARENKVVIKEVDRKKLDSISVTGSHQGVMAVVTPYKYCEVEDIIEYAKDKNEKPFILVLDEIEDPHNLGSIIRTAEICGAHGIVIPKRRNVGVTPIVYKTSAGAVEHMKIAKVSNINNAIDKLKENGIWVYGADMQGENYCFQSDFSGAIALVIGSEGKGISKLTKNKCDVLVKIPMVGQITSLNASVAAGILMYEILRQKME
- a CDS encoding NYN domain-containing protein; this encodes MRNVFVDGYNVINSWPELNTIKEYSFEAARTKLIEEMLNYSSYNGYKVFLVFDAHLLKGSIEKKEKVDNVIIIFTKEGETADSFIERYVNSIGRKVEVCVVTSDCLEQQVVFQRGAIRMSSIEFYSEVCNTRSNINKKTKKSTGVDRILIEDRISGEILEKLQKIRKSH
- the sigH gene encoding RNA polymerase sporulation sigma factor SigH: MSNNIEASVNSIELNQMLDEEIAIKAKNGNGEAQEYLINKYKNFVKAKAKSYFLIGADKEDIYQEGMIGLYKAIRDFKSDKLSSFKAFAELCVTRQIITAIKTATRQKHIPLNTYISLNKPIYDEESDRTLLDILSAVKVSDPEEVVISKEEVIKIENEIEGVLSELEYEVLNSYLEGKSYQEIACDLDRHSKSIDNALQRVKRKLEKCLNKR
- the tuf gene encoding elongation factor Tu, with the translated sequence MARQKFERTKPHVNIGTIGHVDHGKTTTTAAITMTLAKTGGAQVQNYEDIDKAPEEKERGITINTSHVEYETDNRHYAHVDCPGHADYVKNMITGAAQMDGAILVVSAADGPMPQTREHILLASRVGVNHIVVFLNKSDQVDDPELLELVEMEVRELLSEYGFDGDGCPVVTGSALKAIEEGDDQCILDLMAAVDEYIPTPERATDQPFLMPVEDVFTITGRGTVATGRVERGILHVGDELQIIGMKEEIGKTTCTGVEMFRKMLDEAMAGDNIGALLRGVQRDDIERGQVLAKPGTVTPHKKFVGQVYVLKKEEGGRHTPFFNGYRPQFYFRTTDVTGSIALPEGVEMVMPGDHIDMNVELITQVAMEPNLRFAIREGGRTVGSGVVTTIIE
- the rpmG gene encoding 50S ribosomal protein L33; translation: MRVKVTLACTECKQRNYNTMKNKKNDPERLEMNKYCKFCQKHTLHKETK
- the secE gene encoding preprotein translocase subunit SecE, whose amino-acid sequence is MAVNEKKQVKEPSSIEVGKFFKEVKAETKRITWPPKNEVKKSTLIVLFFCVASAVIIGLMDYGFQGLFKLIFTK
- the nusG gene encoding transcription termination/antitermination protein NusG translates to MAEKARWYVVHTYSGYENKVKVNLEKTIDNRGLNDLIHDIQVPMEEVVEVKDGKKKITQKKVFPGYVLVNMIMTDESWYIVRNTRGVTGFVGPGSKPVPLTEDEVLAMGIAQKVVDMDIEVGESVKVISGPLENFVALIQEINLEKHKIKGLVNMFGRETPVELDFNQIEKLD
- the rplK gene encoding 50S ribosomal protein L11, producing the protein MAKKVMGMIKLQLPAGKATPAPPVGPALGQHGVNIMAFCKEYNAKTANQAGMTIPVIISVYQDRSFSFILKTPPAAVLIKKAVGLDSGSGEPNRKKVGKLTQAQLREIAEAKMPDLNAGSVETAMSMIAGTARSMGITVEE
- the rplA gene encoding 50S ribosomal protein L1 — its product is MAKRGKDYQESLKLIDRDALYTPSEAMDLVLKTAKAKFDETVELSVRLGVDPRHADQQVRGTVVLPNGTGKTVRALVFAKGDKAKEAEAAGADYVGAEEYIEKIQKENWFEFDVVVATPDMMGLVGRLGRVLGPKGLMPNPKSGTVTFDVAKAIAEIKAGKVEYRVDKTAIVHVPIGKKSFGNEKLNQNYTTLMEALIKAKPASAKGQYIKSVSLSSTMGPGVKINPGKVIE
- the rplJ gene encoding 50S ribosomal protein L10, with the protein product MSKNRQLKQAKVQEIKEKLEKAEAVVLADYQGLTVEEDTQLRKNFRESGVEYKIYKNTLVALAAKELGIEGLEQYLKGPVSIAMSYDDATAPARILNNFAKDHKKLELKAGLVQGTVYDETKIKEVASIPPKEILIAKLLGSLKAPMSNFVYLLNAIKEKNESAESAE
- the rplL gene encoding 50S ribosomal protein L7/L12; protein product: MTREEIIQGIKEMSVLELNELVKACEEEFGVSAAAPVAVAGGAVAGGAAAEEKTEFDVVLASAGSQKIKVIKIVRELTGLGLKEAKEIVDGAPKTVKEAVAKEAADEMKAKLEEVGATIELK